The Hydractinia symbiolongicarpus strain clone_291-10 chromosome 2, HSymV2.1, whole genome shotgun sequence genomic sequence GGTAAATAATAACTGTGCCACTGGGTCCACTGCTTTGTTGATGGCAAAGCAGTTCATTGAGGGAGGTAAGAGAAATTCAAGTGATTTAGAAAATGATTTGTTTATCTTGACAACAAATTACTAATTATTTCTGTGCCACATGAATCCAACTTGTTCTAGCTAATGCACATGAAAAAGTGACTAATTTATTGTAacattgaaaataaatttttgttaaaatgtttttgttaaaaaatctaaAGGGAGGTGCACTTTCAAAAGTTAATgggctttttaaattttttttttaaaataatgaatgCCTGCGACCTTAAGCATTGGGaatcatttctttttttgtctaCCTCATTGGTTGCTTTGTGTCACACTTACGTATCTCAGGTATGCAAAAGCTAAGGACAGATTGGACTTTACAATTGATTTTTGCATCGATACACTTTTATTTTGAAAGTAACATCATGCACACTtgcatagtttttaaatattccaAAATATGCAAGTATATAAAGTGTGGGTTAAAACTGTGCTAGAGAGATGCTAATATTACAAAAACTCTCTTTTTCATATCTGTGCATCTCCTTCTTATATCAAAAAATTCTCCCTCAACATTTCATACACTTTGTGTATGAATAACTTAATAGACCATTAAGTTGAATATCAACCAGCTTCTTCTAAAAAACTTGTATgcataacttttttttgttaggtCATTCAGACTGCGTACTGGCTGTTGGATTCGAAAAAATGGAACAAGGTTCGCTGGGACTCAAAGTAAGTAAGTCGATAGTGGAGTACAAACCAATGTGATAGtgatttttaatgttgttgcatATAGTGGATGATAAAACTTTAACTTCAACAGTGAGCTAACTGTACTTGGtgtttcagttttttttcatttcatctatataaagttgttgtttttattttataaaatttttgtatccaaaaattattttgtatattCTTTTCCCAAAACGTATCTGTCTATTACATGCAATAATCACTTTCTAAATTGTCAAACTCTTTACATTCATAGTGGTCAGATCGAACGATGCCGATCGATAAACATGTTGATGTGATTGATGCTACATATGGAATTGAAGCTTCTCCAATGACGCTACAAATATTTGGTAATGCTGGAAGAGAACATATGGAAAAGTATGGTGAGTAAAGTAAACAGaacgcaaaaaaaaacatttatgatgataaaaatgttgaacaaacaacaaaattaaaatttttggaaattcgATCATCAGTACAGTACTTTTTACAGATATGAGTATATTGTAATAGACTGGCTTGACTGTAAAATTGGGAAACAAAATATCACCATTTCTAAATAATCCACAGATTTGTGATAAAATCATTTTGTCTGATTTTATTTGTGCGTATGTGTATGATTTAGAAAAACATATAATATAAATTAAAGTGTATAGAATAGTTATATTATTCATTTACAGAATGGCTCTTGTATATAATTCAGTGCtttaatgttgtcatttttttgttatttttgttattttttttttgttatttttaggcACCAAACGTGAGCACTTTGCCAAAATTGCACAAAAAAATCACCATCATTCTGTTAACAATCCGTAAGAACTTTTTTAATCACTATactattttttaatattcaGATTACTCAACCTTAAAACTATTTAAATATGTCAAcattttaaagcctgtaattagtTTGTGTATACTTGAATGTTGATGTGGGCTGAGGtgcatttccaaaaaaataagtctttcttactTTACTTACTTTTTTCAATGTATTTTTCAACGAGACAAAGTGTAGCAATTTCTCTGATAAAATCTTACATGTAGATGAGGATTAGAAATCTTTATTATGCTTTGCAATATTTTGAAGAGTAAAAGTATAAACACACAGATAATTATATGCTGTGCATACACAGTAAAatcctttttcaaaaaaaattacatactaAAGTAGTCAATAAAGCCcatagaaaaatccacttaggcagagaaACAATGAAGAAGatccattatttaaattttgatgacgttagcAATAACCCATTTTTTGCAGTTACTTTTATTGTATAGAGTTTTAAAAGTTggttaagaaaatgtataggataatGTCCTTTTGATAAAGAGTTGCAGAGGTTTTTGACCTAGGTTTACTAATTGGTCTTTTTTTGGTCCTAGGTAGACACTAGTTACCCTTGCAGGGTTGACCTCAGTTATTTTATAACCAGTTTAAACTTacaagtgcaatgcaatggctttactaatctttaataaaaatttcctGTGAACTTCAATACTATTTCGATGCCAAAGTtttgtaaattacagaacagttttataggtgatgttttatagactttgtaAAAAACATAATTCACTTTGCAAACGTCACAGACGGAAGATAAAGTATCCGGACTAATCACAATTCAAATTGTTGCTTTAATATTCTTTGATATCTAAAATTTGATGTAATGGTGACCTACTACACACAGATCTAGTGATGATCGCATTCTATGTGTGTATGTTTTTAGATTGTCACAATTTCGTGATGATTATACACTGGATCAAATCTTAAACTCCAGGGAAGTTCATTCACCTCTAACAAAGTTGCAGTGTTGGTAGGTCGTTCTTCTGGTGGAAAAAACTTTAATGCTAAAGGAATGTATGCAATTCACCAACATCAACATATATGGTCTATACAATAAacccaattttttattttttttgttcttcaaGAAGAACATCCCATTACTAAAATTACACTGAGATTTTCAACacataacattttttgtttcttttattgtaGTCCGACATCAGATGGAGGAGCGGCGGCCATCTTATGTAGCGAACAATTTGTCATTGCGAATGGCTTACAAAACAAAGCTGTAGAAATAGTTGCCATGGAAATGGCCACAGACATGCCTGGTGTGTTCAGTGAAAAGAGTTTGATCAAAATtgtatgtatttttttgttatttgttttaatCGAAAGGTAATAGTGCATGGAAGTTTTTTTGTGGCATTGTGTTCTACGTATTCTGCAAAAATATCAATGTGTTGTAACCTTCTAATAGGCTGGACAAGATATGACAAAGAAGGCTGCTGAAAAAGCTTTTAAGAAAGCTGGTAAGACGAGCACAACTAAATTATAGTATTAGAAGTCTTAAAAAAAGCTTAGTGAATGGTTTGCTGTATACTGGAAATATGAATTCATTTGGTAGAATATCCTATTTCTCTTAGTCTTTATTTTGATCCATAATTTGCTTAACAATCTTTTCAGGTCTTACACCTAACGATGTTCAAGTTGTGGAGTTACACGACTGTTTTTCTACAAACGAACTCATCAGCTATGAAGGGTTAGGCCTATGCGAAAAAGGTATTTTGTATTTGAAATTAATTCTCTTAATTCTTTATTTCACTTTAACTTtttgatgtaaaaaaataaaagtaaaaaaatagttaatgtCTATTTTTAGCAACGCCTTtcttaaaatttattcaaaCATTTTGTATTGCTAAATCTAAGATCATAAGATTCGAAGTAACAACCTTATTTTCTTATTAACAAAAGAAGGATGGAGGACTGTCCATGGAAAATGTATATAGCCtgaatttagccatattttatttagaaaaaaaaattgtcatatGTTTTTAACTTCACTTTGGTACAATGCATCTACATTGTACCAAAAAcattgcctgttacagacagacacacacatATTATTATAAAAGCTTAATAATAATTGTTGTTTTAGAAATATCGTAAAAGTTTTAACATGTTCACTGCTGATCTAATGTATGCATTTAATACTCCTAATGGGTGATGTTAGGAGAGGGGAATCATCTTTGTGACACTTATTCATAGGAAAGGCTGGAGAGATGGTTGATCGAGGTGATAACACCTATGGTGGAAAATATGTTATAAATCCCAGTGGTGGACTCATATCTAAAGGTCATCCATTAGGAGCTACAGGTAGTTTCCCTACTCTATTTTTTATTCTGATACAGGATTGCAGTTTGTCGTAATGATTATACAAATGGCATACTATTTGACTATGACAGTAACCAAAGCATCCAACTAAATTTTACTTTGTCTTATGATGCATTGGCTATATTCAATCAGTTCTCCTGTGCTATTTCTCTAGCAATGAATACTGTGGTTACTCAAACCTAACATTAGGAAAATATCATTACTATTATTCAGAATatctttttattaataattatttGCAGGATTATAGTAATAAGAAGAACAATAATCCCTGTAACATTTTTTGGTTAATTAAAGTACTTCACTTTTTTTTACTGGATTGCTGTTATTCAAGACCTAACAAAACAATTACATGCCTTCTGGTCTCAACTCTATGGTGTTGCCTTAGTTTTCTCGCATTGTTTACAAATAATCTAGCCTTAGGCTACCATTTTGGTTTATCGGATGCAAGATATTGTAAATAAAGACACTTTAAGGTCTCTATAAAACTTTTCTGAACGTTATAAATTGGTTGtaaattcaaattattttgcTAATTAATTCGTACAGAATGATTTTTGTGCTTAAGATCTTGTTTGTGGTTAATAAATTTATATTACAAAACTCATTACATTAGTTTtccgcaaaaaatattttgctttccATAATGTCTGTCATTAATTTTAATGTTGTAATTTTTGTCATTAATTGCTTTTGGAGTGATCACATTTTGTTAAGTTGTTATTGTAATTACAATGTACAGTACTGCAATTTAATAATAAGAAATTATTTAAGTTAAGATTGATTGTGATGTGaaattaattctttttctttccaaaacagtttttttaaaaacagttgTAAGAAATTAACATACATACACAGTACATACATTTAGGGAAACAAAATTGTTATGGGTATAAGAATTTACACCGTAACGAAGTAATTTAAAAGAACAAATTCCGCATTATTATTGGGTTTTCAAGGTATAAATTTGTATTCGTTAAAGGCTattataattaaatttaaaaaacagtttttttacaaaaaattattttacaaagaaaaaatgaaaaaaaatcgacCAGTTTCGACTGaaatttttgtattgttttattaCTGGAACTAAAACTTTTGCatccctttaaaaaaaaataaaaaagttaatttcgaAAATAAACCAATTAGGGATGGTAAAATTACTCAGTCACTAAGAAAAACAGAATTAATAGTTATGACATTAGCATGTGGTCAGGAGGAgactttctaatttaaattcatttaaCCATTTTTAATTAAGCTGTAAGAGCTGGCTTTATTTGGATCTGGATggtaaatgttgaaaaaaaataaaatgactgaatgaataaataaaatcagCAAAAGTTcttagtcaatttttttttatatcaatctGTTTATTTGTCTCAGTATCAGAAAAGCTAACccattttaaaataacatttctcATAAACAGTGTTAGTAGCTCCATGAAATGAATGATAATTAAATGTTATAGCTGAATAGCTATCTTTTGTTTGCCTTCGTAATATTTTTAATACTTGttgttaatttaattaaatgGTTTATAAATGTTGTCTAAAGTAGTAAGTACATTAATTTCAATGGTTTTATCTTCATCATTTAAATTGCGCAAACATTTACtaaaaatattgtgaaaatCAGCCTCATGGAAATTTGCTAGGAAAATAATTATCTTCATTATCATTCCTCGCTTAAACCCTTTTTTGTGTTATAGCATGTTTTGAATTTATTAATGGCCTTTTTCTAAGCTGATCTAAAGTGTATTAGCTCTTAACTCCTCTGTAGCAAGTCTGTCCTTAAAATATCAATATTTGTTGGCACAAAACCTTTGATCTGTAGATGCATGTCAACAAAATATACAAATTTACCTAATCATCAAACCAATAGGAACTTGTTTATGTATATCTTGAAGTAGTAGAGACAACGAAAAAAAAAGCAGGAAAATTAATTAtaggaatgttattttttaatttgctgaGTGAAGTAAAATTACTATCACATGACATAGCATTCACATGCATTAGTTATGAAGGAAATATGCGGGCTACTTTTTATTCAACTATTTTACAAAGGAAGTTGACACCCGATATAGAGAGATTTAATTTTAGCTATTTACGTAACCAAACGTCTTGTTTCACACTGTTGCTAGCATATGTCTGATAATCTGTTGTgttcaagaaataaaataaaatcaaaggtcAAAAGGCTAATTGGAGGTTAACTTTTTATCAAAAGTATGCATTAAAACTAGACAACTAATTAGAAagttaaaatatatacataaatatatgtttaagaaagaaaacaaagtatTTCAACGTCTGGCATGTGCCACTAAAGAAGCCTTATTTTTGACAACAGTAGCAACTTGTCTTGTTTACGTAAAACTATGCAATACGAGCCCCATTTTCTACTGCGGAATAAATAATAGTattgttttaaacttttcacGGGAAACTTTTGATTCTTTCTGCACTGTATGTTTCATCCATGGTGTAGTCATCTGTGTACGTATCGGAATACCAGTCCACTTCACTTACATTTGAAGCATACACATAATCATCGTTTGTATCAACAAAAACTTCATCTATGTCATCATCAATTACAAGTTCTTTGCTtttatgtatttcttgatagtgCTTTGAAACTTCTTCATAATCATGATCAAACGTATGTTCTAGCAATTCGCTTTGCGACACAATACAATCATTTGTATTTTCAAGTTCCTTTCTGGGTAAAACAACTTTCATGTTTGTTTTATGTTGGACTTTGCATTTTAAGAAGATAATAATACTAAGAGATGCAACAATCAATCCTGCCAATGTTGCTAAGGTCATTTTCACCTCTATAGTCATGTTATTTATATTATCCAATATCACCGTGCCACACAGGGTGCTGTTTTGAACACATTGACGTGCGTTTTTTGTGTTATCGTCATCTGGTTCAAGACATATTTTGTATGCTGTACATggtaacaaattaaaaattgtcttCTTGTATTTATTGGAAGACCCCTTAACAGGTACACGAATGATTTGACTTTCGTTTTTTAAGTTTGTCACAGTTACGTTATATACAAAATCTTCATCCCACGTAGATTTTCTCCATGCGATTTTGATTATTGTCTCATCCAATTCTACAATGCGAAAATCCTTTATCCTGTGACAGTTTTTGCATTTACACAACTCACTATTTAAATTCAGTCGATTGTCACTGTGCCATACCTCAATATTCTGTTTGTTTATGACACGAAAGAGTGGTGACTCAAATTCTCTTGCTAAATTGGCAGTTTCTTGGATTGAACAGTCAAGTTGGTAGTGTGTATTTGTAATTTGAGAACTGCACCTTGTGCCATTTATGTATGGAACACTAGCATAATCCCTGAATTGAAGTGTGAGGTCATCTGTGTCTGACAcgttactttttattttatcaatttcaACCACAAGGTTAATATATTTCCAATCGTCAGCGAAATAACATTTCCAATCTGGATGTGTTGTCTTTGTAAAAGTAACTTGTAGGAAACAAACGAGACAAATTGGTAACCacattatttttgtcatttacaacctaaacaaaaaaagataaataaataaataaataatatctgTAATATTTATCAAAGCTACAGTCTTGATAGCTCAAAGAACAgtacatataaatatataatgaaataataaataaaaacataaactgTGTTTTGATCTTTAGTACAACAAAGCAATAAGGTAAAGTTTGTTATAGATAAATTATGTCTGTTATGATGATTTTCTTCTGTTATTATTTTACAAACAGCAAGAATACAATATTCAATGACATTTTATAATTGTTGTTGGTCTAGAAAGGAAGTTATTAGCTCAGTGGATGTACATTTTACAAGCAATAATACTTCAAAGACGGAACAGATCAGAATGGAGTattgttttgataaaaatatgcGTTACCTGAATACTGGCGGAAGGCTTTTAATAAATGAAACGTGATGTTAAAACCTCTTTATCTCGCCTTGGGTTTTTGTTGTAATTACCTACAGTAATTGCGCGTCTTTGGGTTTCCAAGTGAGTCTAATTGACAATTATAAATAACAATTGTAAATTTAATAGCATCTATATATTAACATTTCTTTCTATCAAagttaatttactttttaataaagttgtACTGTTGTTTTTGTGTGCACATTCCATTATTTACAAAcctgttttgttttgatttatatataaaaagttttagTTCAATGCATCATTTTAATTGGATGTCTAAATTTTCCACCAATCAAAGTGGTTTATTTCACTAGTCAAGCTAGCCAATCAAACTGTTTTGTTATTTCCACTCTGAGTAATCCATTTAGGAGGAAGTTGACATAGTGAGTAGGCAAAACATATAAGACCCACCTTAAAAGGCAACAATTTGCATGGATTAAATTGAGGAAAAAACATCTGTTACTTTTCCTTATTATTAATAATCTCCATCTAATCAAATCACttaattttatcacatgattttTTTCTAACCAATCAAAAATGTGGACAAGGTTTTGTAAAATAcagaatatagtttttaaagtttaatcaacttcgcctgttacagacaaacagacacagttttTGTATTATTGTATCGTTTAGTTTAATCTTCTAAAACGCTACAGAATAAATTAAATCTAAGAACAAAAAATCTGTCCAAAGACTTTTTTGAGTGTGTCTACTGtatagaatttattttttagaataatttGAAATAGTTCAGATGTTGAACACTACACAGGTCGGGGGAGAGGGTGCTAATGAAGTCCCCTCTCCCTTTCAATCCTTTTGTAATAAGTTGTCTTAGGAGTtcaaatttagtgactttttatcattttcagTTAGCTTGTGGGTAGTCAAAAAAACAATCTGTTGTTATGGTGATGTTTACCAGGTGctcacaaaaaagttaaaaaaatttttttttcttccttaaATATTCTTATCAACCATGTGTATGCCTTTTTTTACACATCAAAACGTTTGTAACCGTCTAAAGTTTTAGTCCACCTTTCTAATCTTTTTTCAGGTTTAGAAATATAAAATGACGTCGTCTATTTTTTATTCCAATCTTCCTCCAATGTGCTAATAAACATTTGCACTATGTCTATTTTGTCAATTTCAGAAGAGGTTTATCACATCGACCAATGTATGTCCCTaagataaattatttttgtgttgaatAATTTATAACAGAAATATTTTACCTAAGTGATTTCGAAGTTATCTAACTGTTAGAAATCTGTTTAAGAATTGATCCTAGCCAAATCTTGGTACAGATCTATCTATGCAGTATTATTAATGGAAATGAAACAGAGAACTAGCTACTCTGTAACTGCATATAATAATGTCATATGGCTAAAACTTCACATTAAGGCGTagcgcaaaaatgtttttcttaatttcttaaTTTCATACTATGTAAATTAGTCGGTGGCCCGTTGATAAATTCACAGGTTCATCTGCATAGTCAATTGGTTCAAATACAAAATGTGACCACTGTAAACTAGACATGGTTGTTTCATTTTTATACGCAATTATATATTCATCTTTTTTGATGCAATTTTTATGCAGTAGCTCTAAATTTGGAGTACATTTTAcagtatttcaaaaaatttcttctCCCCTCAGTAACCCCAACTATGATGCAGTGGGTCACTCAATAGAAATAAATTCTATAAATTTACAACCTTGCCTTCCCAACTGGAAATCTGTAGCCACTCCTCTGctattgaaattaaaaagactcaaatcagttgaaatgcaAGTCATGGATATTCTAGAAATTATGAAAAACCTACGAGATCTCTTTTTGTctgtaaaaagtcaatgaaacagtTGAAAATTTTAgggtctttttatattttttataattcgatgttttttatgtaataattaaaattttgtggCTCTCATAGATGACTTTTTGTActtgatttttgttgtttgcaTGTCATTAGAATGGCAggaattattatttaatttataactatggaaattttatttttaatttatttggaaGATTCTTAAGCAATCCTAAAGATTTGCACTTGGTAAAATAGGGTTAACTGAAATTAACATACACTCGTCCCAAATACACATTAAAACGAGTGTACATTTGCAGACTCACAAAGCTGTATACAATATATACAATatgttacaaaataaaaattataagtaGTCAGGCAGACATATCACGACAAACTTTTGATTCTTTCGACACTGTATGTTTCATCCATGGTGTAGTCATCTGTGTATGTATCGGAATACCAGTCCACTTCACTTACATTTGGAGCATACACATAATCATCGTTTGTATCAACAAAAACTTCATCTATGTCATCATCAATTACAAGTTCTTTGCTTTGATATATTTCTTCATATATATTTTGAATCTCTTCATAAATAGGCTCATTAGCTTGTTTTAAgtcttttttaagaaaaacactCTTGTGATTAACAATTTCTTCTCTTTCTTGTGCTGGCACTAAATCTAATTTAAGttttgattttcttcggatTTTCAGTATAACAGCAATCATGCTTAAAGTGATAGCAGATATTCCAGCTAGTGTTCCTAATGTTAATTTAACCTCTGtcgtcatttttctttgatatttttgaaTTGTGTGTGGGCATAGCGTTTTGGCGGGGACACAACTCTGTATATTTCGGATGTTGTCGCGAGCCTTGAGACAAAATGTGTATTGAGTACATGGCTTTAAATATGTAACAATTTTACTACACGTCCCGCAACCCCAGCCTGTTTGAAAGTTTTCAGTTATAGTTTTCTTGCCTGATGTTTTAATCAACTTGTAGTTATTCTTTAAGATTTCCCACTTAGAAACATTCCATTTTAGGGTAATTCGTGTCCTTTCTATACCGGTCACATGGAAATTCCGAATAACATGACAGTTACTGCAATCTTTGCAGACATCAAATTTATGATATCTTTCCCAAATCTGCGAATTATTTGGCGTAGTAATACGAAATGTATAATTCTCACTATATAATTCTTGTATATTTGAAGTGCTGTGAAATAAACAGTGAAGGTTATATTTTAATTTCCTCCTGCTGACTTTGCATTTATTtgtgtaatttttaaatttgctttGATGTTGCAGAAATAAATCTGATCCAGGTAACCTTTGACTTGTGTTTATTTGGATATcaagaaaaatatgtttatGGTCATTACTAAAACCACATTGCCAATCTTGCTTCAGTGATGCTGAAGGTACCGTGCAACTCATGAAGAGCAAAACCAGGATAGCCGTCTTCATTTTTGCTAAAAGACaattaaaacataatttaaattcACAGTAGACAACTCATTTAAATGTTGTCTATTCTCGCTTTGTGTTGAttgtgaaagtttaaaaaaatgtagcaTCTCATTTTTTTTGTACAGCACTTGACATTTCTTTAAAAGTTCTATTGTTTAACTGTTGGGATCAGTGTGTAGTTAGTTCACAAAAAATCCCATCCTGGATATTCCAGGCTTAACTATTTTGTGCAATGTTAGCATCAAATCAAGCCATGTGACAAACAGACAATGGGTAGCactaaaaaacaaattcttAACAGTTGTCGAATCTGAAGTGAGTATTGTTGTCATGTTGACTTTGTTCTAAAAAACTTTCCCTTATTCGTATTATTTCCTTACCTTG encodes the following:
- the LOC130630629 gene encoding uncharacterized protein LOC130630629; protein product: MTKIMWLPICLVCFLQVTFTKTTHPDWKCYFADDWKYINLVVEIDKIKSNVSDTDDLTLQFRDYASVPYINGTRCSSQITNTHYQLDCSIQETANLAREFESPLFRVINKQNIEVWHSDNRLNLNSELCKCKNCHRIKDFRIVELDETIIKIAWRKSTWDEDFVYNVTVTNLKNESQIIRVPVKGSSNKYKKTIFNLLPCTAYKICLEPDDDNTKNARQCVQNSTLCGTVILDNINNMTIEVKMTLATLAGLIVASLSIIIFLKCKVQHKTNMKVVLPRKELENTNDCIVSQSELLEHTFDHDYEEVSKHYQEIHKSKELVIDDDIDEVFVDTNDDYVYASNVSEVDWYSDTYTDDYTMDETYSAERIKSFP
- the LOC130630623 gene encoding sterol carrier protein 2-like isoform X1 — translated: MAGRRTFVCGIGMTKFEKPGKRDDFDYPEMVKECVGQALKDCGLSYTAVQQAAVGYCYGESTCGQRALYEFGLTGIPVYNVNNNCATGSTALLMAKQFIEGGHSDCVLAVGFEKMEQGSLGLKWSDRTMPIDKHVDVIDATYGIEASPMTLQIFGNAGREHMEKYGTKREHFAKIAQKNHHHSVNNPLSQFRDDYTLDQILNSREVHSPLTKLQCCPTSDGGAAAILCSEQFVIANGLQNKAVEIVAMEMATDMPGVFSEKSLIKIAGQDMTKKAAEKAFKKAGLTPNDVQVVELHDCFSTNELISYEGLGLCEKGKAGEMVDRGDNTYGGKYVINPSGGLISKGHPLGATGLAQCYELCRQLRGECGPRQVPNAQVGLQHNLGLGGACVVGLYRKMIPLTVTKISDTSSTVLTTSLESTFKSDILFTQLEEQLQKDKENLMKKVNAVFSFELTRDGKNGVWFVDAKREGKLFRGAQENLKADCTIKMKDVDCFDMMSGKLNPQTAFLQGKIKISGNMGLAMKIQQLQKTLLKSKL
- the LOC130630630 gene encoding uncharacterized protein LOC130630630; the encoded protein is MMLSKKQAKMKTAILVLLFMSCTVPSASLKQDWQCGFSNDHKHIFLDIQINTSQRLPGSDLFLQHQSKFKNYTNKCKVSRRKLKYNLHCLFHSTSNIQELYSENYTFRITTPNNSQIWERYHKFDVCKDCSNCHVIRNFHVTGIERTRITLKWNVSKWEILKNNYKLIKTSGKKTITENFQTGWGCGTCSKIVTYLKPCTQYTFCLKARDNIRNIQSCVPAKTLCPHTIQKYQRKMTTEVKLTLGTLAGISAITLSMIAVILKIRRKSKLKLDLVPAQEREEIVNHKSVFLKKDLKQANEPIYEEIQNIYEEIYQSKELVIDDDIDEVFVDTNDDYVYAPNVSEVDWYSDTYTDDYTMDETYSVERIKSLS